The Henckelia pumila isolate YLH828 chromosome 2, ASM3356847v2, whole genome shotgun sequence genome includes a window with the following:
- the LOC140881231 gene encoding nuclear transcription factor Y subunit C-1-like produces MENNPQQSSAAGAAAYPPAAPYHHLLQQQQQQLQMFWNYQRQEIEQVNDFKNHQLPLARIKKIMKADEDVRMISAEAPILFAKACELFILELTIRSWLHAEENKRRTLQKNDIAAAITRTDIFDFLVDIVPRDEIKDEAAALGGIVGPAAGAGGVTGVPYYYPTIGQPMMGRPAVDPGVYMQAPPPPSQAWQSVWQTAADDGSYASGGGASGGHGNLDGQG; encoded by the coding sequence ATGGAAAATAACCCGCAGCAGAGCTCGGCGGCGGGAGCGGCGGCGTACCCACCTGCGGCGCCGTATCACCACCTccttcagcagcagcagcagcagctcCAGATGTTCTGGAATTACCAGCGCCAGGAGATAGAACAGGTTAACGATTTCAAGAACCACCAGCTCCCATTGGCTCGCATCAAGAAGATCATGAAGGCAGATGAAGACGTGCGCATGATATCCGCCGAGGCGCCAATCCTCTTCGCCAAGGCTTGCGAGCTCTTCATTCTGGAGCTCACGATCAGATCTTGGCTCCACGCCGAGGAGAACAAGCGCCGCACGCTCCAGAAAAACGACATCGCGGCGGCCATTACGCGTACTGATATTTTCGATTTTTTGGTGGACATTGTGCCGAGGGACGAGATCAAGGATGAGGCGGCTGCGCTGGGTGGGATTGTGGGGCCGGCTGCCGGTGCAGGTGGAGTCACCGGTGTTCCGTACTATTACCCGACCATTGGTCAGCCTATGATGGGTCGTCCCGCTGTGGATCCGGGGGTTTACATGCAGGCTCCGCCGCCTCCATCGCAGGCGTGGCAGTCCGTTTGGCAGACAGCGGCGGATGATGGCTCGTATGCCAGTGGCGGTGGTGCAAGCGGTGGCCACGGCAACCTCGATGGCCAAGGCTAA